A part of Bacillus rossius redtenbacheri isolate Brsri chromosome 1, Brsri_v3, whole genome shotgun sequence genomic DNA contains:
- the LOC134538124 gene encoding uncharacterized proline-rich protein-like, which yields MKVLVVLLMCGLAVTSCLGSDDSTPGPYPPWPPPGVVWPPVKPAPMPVPQPAPMPVPRPPPIPPAQMPVPVIPQHPKPPPTWKFRRSLQD from the exons ATGAAGGTGTTAGTGGTGCTGCTGATGTGTGGGCTCGCCGTCACTTCATGCCTGGGCAGCGACGACTCG ACGCCGGGGCCCTATCCGCCGTGGCCGCCCCCAGGCGTGGTCTGGCCCCCGGTCAAGCCGGCGCCCATGCCGGTGCCCCAGCCGGCACCCATGCCGGTGCCCAGGCCGCCACCCATCCCGCCGGCGCAAATGCCGGTGCCCGTCATCCCCCAACACCCCAAGCCGCCACCCACCTGGAAGTTCCGCCGCTCGCTCCAAGACTAG